From Penaeus chinensis breed Huanghai No. 1 chromosome 43, ASM1920278v2, whole genome shotgun sequence, a single genomic window includes:
- the LOC125048212 gene encoding uncharacterized protein LOC125048212: MQHAVKELEAQVVVERSDSPWALNDSTVRDSIPRMDDTLDALPFHIRKGAKFEWSEACQEVFDRLNQDMFLAPVLPYPDPPSPYLLDSEADSEALGAVLSQVKDGEECVEAYYCAKFTGPEKNYCVTRKELLATLFGVAGSTETQLASKHLILTFRLLIVPQIKAKLFAMQMVYKLYIASSPIPLNYFTTVAQQLGTIVRPDQAALDLLQTMVLVTTCFSALYSKFEDMLRMASGHKFQLHF, translated from the exons ATGCAGCATGCCGTGAAGGAGCTGGAGGCGCAAGTCGTAGTTGAGCGGTCTGACAGTCCATGGGCGCTTAATGACTCGACAGTGAGGGATTCCATACCGCGCATGGATGACACGCTGGACGCACTGCCGTTC CACATCAGAAAAGGAGCAAAGTTTGAATGGAGTGAAGCTTGTCAGGAGGTTTTCGATAGGCTAAATCAAGACATGTTTCTGGCCCCAGTACTGCCTTATCCCGACCCACCCAGTCCCTACCTGTTGGACAGCGAAGCCGATTCTGAAGCTCTTGGTGCTGTCCTGTCACAGGTGAAGGATGGAGAAGAATGTGTGGAGGCTTATTACTGTGCCAAGTTCACAGGTCCCGAGAAGAACTATTGTGTGACCCGCAAGGAACTGTTGGCAACA ttATTTGGTGttgctggatccacagagacacagTTGGCTTCAAAGCACCTAATCTTGACATTTCGTCTCTTAATAGTCCCTCAGATTAAAGCGAAATTATTTGCAATGCAAATGGTCTATAAGCTCTACATTGCTAGTTCACCTATACCG CTGAACTACTTCACGACTGTTGCTCAACAGCTGGGTACTATTGTCCGTCCAGACCAAGCTGCTCTTGACCTCCTGCAAACT ATGGTGCTTGTGACCACATGCTTTTCTGCCCTATATTCAAAGTTCGAGGACATGCTGAGAATGGCATCTGGTCACAAGTTCCAGCTGCACTTTTAA